In Acidobacteriota bacterium, one genomic interval encodes:
- the rfbD gene encoding dTDP-4-dehydrorhamnose reductase translates to MRVLIVGARGMLGGELLEAFAPRHDTAGLDLPDIDITDEASSLELVRAAAPDLVVNAAAYTRVDECETHPGAAFRVNGEGAGHLARAAAEAGAALVHFSTDYVFDGEKADPYVEEDVPNPRSVYGRSKLLGETLVRERCPEHLLLRISWLFGPHGKNFIRTILDAARRGKPLRVVDDQTGSPTCARDAAARTVEMAEAGCRGVYHLTNRGSCSWYELARRSVEWAGLTGVSLTPVPASEFPSLAPRPARSTLANARLLREGFPPLRPWQEAAREYVENHLKK, encoded by the coding sequence ATGAGGGTCCTCATCGTCGGTGCGCGCGGGATGCTGGGCGGCGAGCTCCTCGAAGCGTTCGCCCCGCGCCATGACACCGCGGGGCTCGACCTGCCCGACATCGACATCACCGACGAGGCCTCGTCCCTGGAGCTCGTGCGGGCGGCCGCCCCGGACCTCGTCGTCAACGCCGCCGCCTATACCCGCGTCGACGAATGCGAAACGCATCCCGGGGCCGCATTCCGCGTCAACGGAGAGGGGGCGGGCCACCTCGCCCGGGCGGCCGCGGAGGCGGGCGCCGCGCTGGTCCACTTCAGCACCGACTACGTCTTCGACGGGGAGAAGGCGGATCCCTATGTCGAGGAGGACGTCCCGAACCCCCGGAGCGTCTACGGCCGTTCCAAGCTGCTGGGGGAGACGCTGGTCCGCGAGCGCTGCCCGGAGCACCTCCTCCTGCGCATCTCCTGGCTCTTCGGCCCCCACGGGAAAAACTTCATCCGCACCATCCTCGACGCCGCCCGGAGGGGGAAGCCGCTGCGGGTGGTGGACGACCAGACGGGAAGCCCCACCTGCGCGCGGGACGCGGCGGCGCGGACGGTCGAGATGGCCGAGGCCGGCTGCCGGGGGGTGTACCACCTCACCAACCGCGGCTCCTGCAGCTGGTACGAGCTGGCCCGCCGCTCGGTCGAGTGGGCCGGGCTGACCGGGGTGAGCCTCACCCCGGTCCCCGCCTCGGAATTCCCCAGCCTCGCGCCGCGCCCCGCCCGCTCCACCCTGGCCAACGCCCGCCTGCTGCGCGAGGGCTTCCCGCCGCTGCGCCCCTGGCAGGAAGCGGCGCGCGAATATGTCGAAAATCACCTGAAAAAATAG
- a CDS encoding M24 family metallopeptidase, protein MKTASPNADWAAIFRGRRDRIRARTGGGPILWLGHAPQPRNYAANTYPFRQNSHFLYCTGLAEPDLALLSLPEAGRDILFGDGASLDDIVWTGPRPSLEELAAAAGIDDVRPAESLRGVLDEARRQGQPVHYLPPYRHSSVYALSRLLDIPMEEVGGRASSLLMEQVAIERSVKGPEEVAEIEEALGITGRMHRAAMAAARPGMKESELAGLIQAIALAEDRAQAYDPIVTVHGEVLHNHSYDNVLAAGGLVLNDSGAESPMGYASDITRTFPVSGRFSPLQADLYRAVLGTQREAIAMIRPGVSYREVHLGACRRLAEALRGLGLMKGDPAAAVEAGAHALFLPHGIGHMLGLDVHDMEDLGDVVGHGKEKRPGQFGLNYLRLSRPLEAGFVLTVEPGVYFIPALIERWRAEGLHREFLDYDRIAPLAGFGGIRTEDDVLVTPEGARVLGPPVPKTVEEVEEACAR, encoded by the coding sequence GTGAAAACAGCTTCCCCGAACGCCGACTGGGCCGCGATCTTCCGCGGGCGACGCGACCGGATCCGGGCCCGGACCGGAGGCGGCCCGATCCTCTGGCTGGGGCACGCGCCCCAGCCGCGCAACTACGCCGCCAACACCTACCCCTTCCGGCAGAATTCCCATTTCCTCTACTGCACCGGGCTGGCCGAACCGGACCTCGCCCTCCTCTCGCTGCCGGAAGCGGGGCGCGACATCCTCTTCGGCGACGGGGCGAGCCTCGACGACATCGTCTGGACCGGCCCGCGCCCCTCGCTCGAGGAGCTGGCGGCCGCGGCCGGCATCGACGACGTCCGCCCGGCGGAGAGCCTCCGGGGAGTCCTCGACGAGGCGCGGCGGCAGGGGCAGCCCGTCCACTACCTCCCCCCCTACCGGCACTCCTCGGTCTACGCCCTCTCGCGCCTGCTCGACATCCCGATGGAGGAAGTGGGGGGGCGCGCCTCCTCCCTCCTGATGGAGCAGGTGGCGATCGAGCGGAGCGTCAAGGGCCCCGAGGAGGTGGCCGAGATCGAGGAGGCGCTCGGGATCACCGGCCGGATGCACCGCGCGGCGATGGCGGCGGCGCGCCCCGGGATGAAGGAAAGCGAGCTGGCGGGCCTGATCCAGGCGATTGCCCTCGCCGAAGACCGCGCCCAGGCCTACGACCCGATCGTGACGGTGCACGGGGAGGTGCTGCACAACCACTCCTACGACAATGTCCTCGCCGCGGGGGGGCTGGTGCTCAACGACTCCGGGGCGGAGTCCCCGATGGGCTACGCTTCGGACATCACCCGCACCTTCCCCGTCTCCGGGCGCTTCTCGCCGCTCCAGGCCGACCTCTACCGCGCCGTGCTCGGGACGCAGCGGGAGGCCATCGCCATGATCCGCCCCGGCGTCTCCTACCGCGAAGTCCACCTCGGCGCCTGCCGCCGCCTGGCCGAAGCGCTCCGCGGCCTGGGGCTGATGAAGGGGGACCCCGCGGCCGCGGTCGAGGCGGGGGCCCACGCGCTCTTTTTGCCGCACGGGATCGGCCACATGCTCGGGCTCGACGTGCACGACATGGAGGACCTCGGGGACGTGGTCGGGCACGGAAAGGAGAAGCGCCCGGGTCAGTTCGGGCTCAACTACCTGAGGCTCAGCCGCCCGCTCGAGGCGGGGTTCGTGCTGACGGTGGAGCCGGGGGTCTACTTCATCCCCGCCCTCATCGAGCGCTGGCGCGCCGAAGGGCTCCACCGGGAATTTCTCGACTACGACCGGATCGCCCCCCTGGCCGGCTTCGGGGGGATCCGCACCGAAGACGACGTCCTGGTCACCCCCGAAGGGGCCCGCGTCCTGGGCCCCCCGGTCCCGAAGACGGTCGAGGAGGTGGAGGAGGCGTGCGCCCGATGA
- a CDS encoding tetratricopeptide repeat protein, producing MMKPLLVLSLLLAPALPRPDAAGAQDSGRPRLIRDTAVAEGEEERAAEEPLPEPDPARAEESVDIGDYYFKRKNYPAAIERYLEALRYQPDFIPAWEALSKAYEKSGQRSRAIDALKSLIEKNPDSPGVPEYRRKLERLEKP from the coding sequence ATGATGAAACCCCTGCTGGTCCTGTCGCTGCTGCTGGCGCCCGCCCTCCCGCGGCCGGACGCGGCCGGGGCGCAGGACTCCGGCCGGCCCCGACTGATCCGGGACACCGCCGTGGCCGAAGGGGAGGAGGAGAGGGCCGCGGAGGAGCCGCTGCCGGAGCCCGACCCCGCCCGGGCGGAGGAAAGCGTCGATATCGGCGACTACTATTTCAAGCGGAAGAACTATCCGGCCGCCATCGAGCGATACCTCGAGGCGCTCCGGTACCAGCCCGACTTCATCCCGGCCTGGGAAGCCCTGTCGAAGGCCTACGAGAAAAGCGGGCAGCGCTCCAGGGCGATCGACGCCCTGAAGTCGCTGATCGAAAAGAACCCCGACTCCCCCGGGGTCCCGGAATACCGCCGGAAGCTGGAGCGGCTGGAAAAGCCGTAG
- a CDS encoding leucyl aminopeptidase, translating into MDIEYRPGAFSDTACDLLAYPVFEEEAGDFAPLEPLDTRVRGAVRRALESGEFKPEPCRTCTLFPAGGLRARRLLLVGAGKKGRFDPAALRDVAGTAVRAARAAACRTMALLGRGDHPPGLAARVAAEGALYAGYEADIYKTRDRERRELERFYVLLPGAPARAAGEAAEGIRRGVITGEATNFARTLANEPANILTPARLAERAREIPGLAVRTLDREEMEKMGMHALLAVSRGSAEPPGLIVLEIPGEKGKRPGRGPLHALVGKGVTFDSGGISLKPADKMEEMKGDMAGGAAVLGAMAALARLKPRVPVIGLVPAVENLPGGRATRPGDVVRSYLGKTVEIINTDAEGRLILADALAYARTLGAARLLDVATLTGACMVALGRVNAGMMGTDQKTMDLLLRNRRVTGEGLWQLPMDDAYRKAIRSEIADVKNIGDRWGGAITAAKFLEEFTEDTPWVHLDIAGMDLETDGRPFACKGATGFGVRTLVSWLE; encoded by the coding sequence ATGGATATAGAGTATCGGCCGGGCGCTTTTTCCGACACCGCCTGCGACCTGCTGGCGTATCCCGTTTTTGAAGAGGAGGCCGGGGACTTCGCCCCGCTCGAGCCGCTGGACACAAGGGTCCGCGGCGCGGTCCGGAGGGCGCTGGAATCGGGCGAGTTCAAACCGGAACCCTGCCGGACCTGCACCCTCTTCCCCGCCGGTGGGCTGCGGGCGCGCCGCCTGCTGCTGGTGGGGGCGGGAAAGAAAGGGCGCTTCGACCCCGCCGCGCTGCGCGACGTCGCCGGCACCGCGGTGCGGGCGGCCCGGGCGGCCGCCTGCCGGACGATGGCCCTCCTCGGCCGGGGGGACCACCCGCCGGGGCTCGCGGCCCGGGTGGCGGCCGAGGGGGCGCTCTACGCCGGCTACGAGGCCGATATCTACAAGACGCGCGACCGCGAGCGGCGGGAGCTCGAGCGGTTCTACGTCCTCCTGCCCGGCGCCCCCGCGCGCGCCGCGGGCGAGGCGGCCGAAGGGATCCGGCGCGGCGTCATCACGGGGGAAGCCACCAATTTCGCCCGCACCCTGGCCAACGAACCGGCCAATATCCTGACCCCCGCGCGCCTGGCCGAGCGCGCCCGGGAGATCCCCGGCCTCGCCGTGCGGACCCTGGACCGCGAAGAGATGGAAAAGATGGGGATGCACGCGCTCCTGGCCGTCAGCCGCGGCAGCGCCGAGCCCCCGGGCCTCATCGTCCTGGAAATCCCCGGGGAGAAGGGGAAGCGGCCGGGCCGTGGTCCGCTGCACGCCCTGGTGGGCAAGGGCGTCACCTTCGACAGCGGGGGGATCTCGCTCAAGCCCGCGGACAAGATGGAGGAGATGAAGGGGGACATGGCCGGGGGCGCCGCGGTCCTCGGGGCCATGGCCGCCCTGGCCAGGCTCAAGCCCCGGGTCCCCGTCATCGGGCTGGTCCCGGCGGTCGAAAACCTTCCCGGCGGCCGGGCCACCCGGCCGGGGGACGTGGTCCGATCGTACCTGGGCAAGACGGTGGAGATCATCAACACCGACGCCGAGGGGCGCCTCATCCTGGCCGACGCGCTGGCCTACGCCCGGACCCTGGGCGCCGCCCGTCTCCTCGATGTCGCCACCCTGACCGGGGCCTGCATGGTCGCCCTCGGGCGCGTCAACGCCGGGATGATGGGGACGGACCAGAAGACGATGGACCTGCTGCTCCGGAACCGCCGCGTCACCGGGGAGGGGCTCTGGCAGCTCCCGATGGACGACGCCTACCGGAAGGCGATCCGGAGCGAGATCGCCGACGTGAAGAACATCGGCGACCGCTGGGGGGGGGCCATCACGGCGGCCAAGTTCCTCGAGGAGTTCACCGAGGACACCCCCTGGGTTCACCTCGACATCGCGGGGATGGACCTGGAGACCGACGGGCGCCCCTTCGCCTGCAAGGGGGCCACGGGGTTCGGGGTGAGGACGCTCGTCAGCTGGCTGGAATAG
- a CDS encoding CcmD family protein, producing MNTMNYLFAANAVIWIVLALFLLRLHARERKLGEEIARLRRLIDRT from the coding sequence ATGAACACCATGAACTATCTCTTCGCGGCCAACGCCGTCATCTGGATCGTGCTCGCCCTCTTCCTGCTCCGGCTGCACGCGCGCGAGCGGAAACTGGGGGAGGAAATCGCCCGCCTGCGCCGGCTGATCGACAGGACCTAG
- a CDS encoding ATP-binding protein, producing the protein MITLIEALNFRSLRYVRQSLGGFHVLIGPNASGKTTFLDVPAFLGRLVSDGLESAVGERTANFQDLVWRREGQRFELAIEAAIPAKLRKTGGNGDFDTIRYEVAVGAHPQTEELSILAESVLLRNAPVAEPPQRDFFPFLRTPPNTILSPKSSRGSKTVIRKVAKGNDNFYDETGKGWDHSFKLGPMKSALGNLPEDESRFPVSSWLKGFLINGLQQIILNSLLIRRASPPGQIRGFRPDGSNLPWVISELEKKGSPVLGEWIAHLRTALPDLEGIRTVERADDRHRYMMLRYRDGLEVPSWMASDGTLRLLALTLPAYLPEFRGAYLIEEPENGIHPRAVETLFQSLSSVYDAQILVATHSPVILSIVRPEDVLCFAKTEEGATDIVRGSEHPALAEWRGETNLGVIFAAGVLG; encoded by the coding sequence GTGATTACGCTTATTGAGGCCCTGAATTTCCGTTCCCTCAGGTACGTGCGCCAGAGCCTTGGCGGATTTCACGTCCTGATCGGACCCAATGCCAGCGGAAAGACCACTTTCCTGGATGTTCCCGCCTTCCTCGGCCGGCTCGTATCCGACGGCCTGGAATCGGCCGTCGGCGAGCGCACGGCGAATTTCCAGGATCTTGTATGGCGCCGTGAGGGGCAGAGATTCGAACTCGCCATCGAGGCGGCGATACCGGCAAAACTCCGGAAGACGGGGGGCAACGGGGATTTCGATACCATTCGCTACGAAGTCGCCGTCGGGGCCCATCCGCAAACGGAGGAGTTGTCGATACTGGCGGAAAGCGTTCTGCTCAGGAATGCCCCGGTCGCCGAACCTCCCCAGAGAGACTTTTTTCCTTTCCTGCGGACGCCCCCCAATACGATCCTGTCGCCGAAATCCTCCCGGGGCTCAAAAACCGTTATCCGGAAGGTAGCTAAAGGCAACGACAACTTTTACGACGAAACGGGGAAAGGCTGGGATCATTCCTTCAAACTTGGCCCGATGAAGAGCGCCCTGGGCAACCTCCCGGAAGACGAATCCAGATTCCCGGTTTCAAGCTGGCTCAAGGGGTTCCTGATCAACGGTCTGCAACAGATCATCCTCAACAGCCTGCTCATCCGGCGGGCCAGCCCGCCCGGACAAATCCGGGGATTCCGGCCGGATGGCTCCAACCTCCCCTGGGTGATTTCCGAGCTCGAAAAAAAGGGTTCCCCTGTCCTGGGGGAATGGATCGCCCACCTGCGGACGGCCCTGCCCGATCTCGAGGGCATCCGTACCGTCGAGAGGGCGGATGACCGGCACCGTTACATGATGTTGAGGTACCGGGACGGGCTGGAAGTCCCTTCATGGATGGCGTCCGACGGGACGCTCCGGCTGCTGGCATTGACACTGCCCGCGTATCTTCCGGAATTCAGGGGCGCCTACCTGATCGAGGAGCCGGAAAACGGCATCCATCCGCGCGCCGTGGAGACCCTGTTCCAGTCGCTCTCCTCCGTCTACGACGCCCAGATTCTGGTGGCCACCCACTCCCCCGTGATTTTGAGCATCGTCCGGCCGGAGGATGTGCTCTGCTTCGCCAAAACAGAAGAGGGGGCCACCGATATCGTGCGCGGCAGCGAGCATCCGGCCCTCGCGGAATGGCGGGGGGAGACCAACCTGGGCGTCATCTTCGCCGCCGGAGTTCTGGGATGA
- the pdxA gene encoding 4-hydroxythreonine-4-phosphate dehydrogenase PdxA: MPEQAAFTPRIGITTGDPAGVGPEVSLRAAAEEEFGRCRLVLFGGRDLLAERARELGLPFPYETVAPEALHGGRPLPERAVVDIPVSGVVPGKGSRASGAAAARNVCECAAACLRGNLDAMVTAPLNKWFFQEAGYDFPGHTEFLAHLSGAREIAMAFLTERLRVVLATIHSPLRTVVDTLSPDIVYGKLRVLLTEFPRLGLPCRRVAVAGLNPHAGEGGIMGSEEERVLLPAIGRARAEFPAAVIEGPLPADTLFWRAYSGEFDVVLAMYHDQGLGPVKLIGFGETVNVTLGLPFVRTSVDHGTAYEIAGKGTARHDSMNSAVRWALRLAAARTRCR, translated from the coding sequence TTGCCAGAACAGGCCGCTTTTACTCCCCGCATCGGCATCACCACCGGCGATCCCGCCGGGGTCGGGCCGGAGGTTTCGCTCCGGGCGGCCGCGGAGGAGGAGTTCGGACGATGCCGCCTGGTGCTCTTCGGCGGCCGCGACCTGCTCGCGGAGCGCGCGCGGGAGCTCGGGCTCCCCTTCCCCTACGAGACCGTGGCCCCCGAAGCCCTGCACGGCGGCCGCCCCCTGCCGGAGCGGGCGGTCGTGGACATCCCGGTCTCGGGCGTCGTCCCCGGGAAGGGATCGAGGGCGAGCGGGGCCGCCGCGGCGCGCAACGTCTGTGAATGCGCCGCCGCCTGCCTCCGGGGGAACCTCGACGCCATGGTCACCGCCCCCCTGAACAAGTGGTTCTTCCAGGAGGCGGGCTACGACTTTCCGGGGCACACCGAGTTTCTGGCCCATCTCTCGGGGGCCCGCGAGATCGCGATGGCCTTTTTGACCGAGCGGCTCCGGGTGGTCCTGGCCACCATCCACTCCCCGCTGCGCACGGTCGTCGACACCCTCTCACCCGACATCGTGTACGGGAAGCTGCGCGTCCTCCTGACCGAGTTCCCGCGCCTGGGGCTCCCCTGCCGGCGGGTGGCGGTCGCGGGGCTCAACCCGCACGCCGGGGAGGGGGGGATCATGGGGTCGGAGGAAGAGAGGGTGCTGCTGCCCGCGATCGGGCGGGCGCGCGCCGAGTTTCCCGCCGCCGTCATCGAGGGCCCGCTCCCGGCCGACACCCTCTTCTGGCGCGCCTACAGCGGCGAGTTCGACGTGGTGCTGGCCATGTACCACGACCAGGGGCTCGGCCCCGTCAAGCTCATCGGCTTCGGGGAGACGGTCAACGTGACGCTCGGGCTCCCCTTCGTGCGCACCTCGGTCGACCACGGCACGGCCTACGAGATCGCGGGGAAGGGGACGGCGCGCCACGACAGCATGAACTCGGCCGTCCGCTGGGCCCTGCGCCTCGCGGCCGCCCGCACCCGGTGCCGGTGA
- a CDS encoding GWxTD domain-containing protein, translating into MMRFSRIWAVLAILSLGSGLCLSGAAQDSSRKRERSQTERYKEWLDKDVVYIISEEEKQFFKDLKNDEERESFIEQFWQRRNPDPRSPYNSFKEEHYRRIAYANQHYTSGIPGWRTDRGRVYILWGPPDQTESRPTGGIYYRSRLEGGGSTSVFPFEKWWYRHIDGVGDDIELEFVDSSNSGEYRLAMSPDEKDALINVPGAGLTLAEEMGLADKRDRAFFNPSGWYDPNNPQAAGRRTKDGPFDRMEQFFTVQRPPKIKFEDLKSVVTTNVTFSSLAYDLKTDYIKLSEDKVMVPITLELDNRDLEFKKDKDFNRAHINVYGIVTGLTNRIHAEWEDEIARDFIDLYFDAGKEKRSAYQRIIALPPGQRYKLDLVLKDVNSKKVGAMSVGLVVPKFDSPGLQSSTIILANTITAAPMNATQLDQYVIGDMRVVPNVTAEYVPGQNLVPYMQIYNMEIDQTSEKPSLDIKFVVKKDGKVVEETEDTAVNSEQFYYGQRVVLVGRIPLKGVSPGKYTLEIQVVDKISGNSLTTRTDFKVKNPPAPPVQAANPD; encoded by the coding sequence ATGATGCGTTTTTCAAGAATTTGGGCCGTTCTGGCCATCCTCAGCCTGGGATCGGGCCTCTGCCTTTCCGGCGCGGCCCAGGACAGTTCCAGGAAAAGGGAGCGGAGCCAGACCGAGCGCTACAAGGAGTGGCTCGACAAGGACGTGGTCTACATCATCTCCGAGGAGGAGAAACAGTTCTTCAAGGACCTGAAGAACGACGAGGAACGGGAGAGCTTCATCGAGCAGTTCTGGCAGCGGCGCAACCCCGACCCGCGCTCCCCTTACAACTCCTTCAAGGAAGAGCATTACCGGCGCATCGCCTACGCCAACCAGCACTACACCTCCGGCATCCCGGGCTGGCGCACCGACCGCGGGCGCGTCTACATCCTCTGGGGCCCCCCCGACCAGACCGAATCGCGCCCGACCGGCGGCATCTACTACCGGAGCCGCCTGGAAGGAGGGGGGTCCACTTCCGTCTTCCCCTTTGAAAAGTGGTGGTACCGCCACATCGACGGCGTCGGCGACGACATCGAGCTGGAGTTCGTCGACAGCTCCAACAGCGGGGAGTACCGCCTGGCGATGAGCCCGGACGAAAAGGACGCCCTGATCAACGTCCCCGGCGCCGGCCTGACCCTGGCGGAGGAAATGGGGCTGGCCGACAAGCGGGACCGCGCCTTCTTCAACCCGAGCGGCTGGTACGACCCCAACAACCCCCAGGCCGCGGGGCGCCGCACCAAGGACGGACCGTTCGACCGGATGGAGCAGTTCTTCACCGTGCAGCGCCCGCCCAAGATCAAGTTCGAGGACCTCAAGAGCGTGGTCACCACCAACGTCACCTTCAGCAGCCTGGCCTACGACCTGAAGACCGATTACATCAAGCTCTCCGAGGACAAGGTCATGGTCCCGATCACCCTGGAACTCGACAACCGGGACCTGGAATTCAAGAAGGACAAGGACTTCAACCGCGCGCACATCAACGTCTACGGCATCGTGACCGGGCTCACCAACCGCATCCACGCGGAATGGGAGGACGAGATCGCGCGCGACTTCATCGACCTCTACTTCGACGCCGGGAAGGAGAAGCGGTCGGCCTACCAGCGCATCATCGCCCTGCCGCCCGGACAGCGCTACAAGCTCGACCTGGTGCTCAAGGACGTCAACAGCAAGAAGGTGGGGGCCATGAGCGTGGGCCTGGTCGTGCCCAAGTTCGACTCCCCCGGGCTGCAGTCGAGCACCATCATCCTGGCCAACACGATCACGGCCGCGCCGATGAACGCCACGCAGCTGGACCAGTACGTCATCGGGGACATGCGGGTGGTCCCCAACGTCACCGCCGAATACGTCCCGGGGCAGAACCTGGTCCCCTACATGCAGATCTACAACATGGAGATCGACCAGACCAGCGAGAAGCCTTCGCTCGACATCAAGTTCGTCGTCAAGAAGGACGGGAAGGTGGTGGAGGAGACCGAGGACACCGCCGTCAATTCCGAACAGTTCTACTACGGCCAGCGGGTGGTGCTGGTCGGCAGGATCCCCCTGAAGGGGGTCTCCCCGGGGAAATACACCCTGGAAATCCAGGTGGTGGACAAGATCTCGGGGAATTCGCTGACGACCAGGACGGACTTCAAGGTCAAGAACCCCCCGGCGCCCCCGGTCCAGGCCGCCAACCCGGACTGA
- a CDS encoding TIGR00730 family Rossman fold protein, with the protein MKAVCVYCGSSAGTGAKYREAARTLGRTLVRQGLELVYGGARVGLMGELADAVLASGGRVTGVIPEAFAARVAHGGLTGLEIVGGMHERKQRMFDLSDAFIALPGGFGTLEELTELLTWGQLDFHRKPCGLLNVSGFYDPLLAFLDHAVREGFIKAAHRRMLFASEDSEALLEHFGCYDAPKTDKWYNRPIDS; encoded by the coding sequence ATGAAGGCGGTGTGCGTCTACTGCGGCTCGAGCGCCGGCACCGGCGCAAAATACCGGGAAGCCGCGCGCACCCTGGGCCGCACGCTGGTCCGGCAAGGCCTCGAGCTGGTCTACGGGGGGGCGCGGGTGGGACTGATGGGGGAGCTGGCCGACGCCGTGCTCGCTTCGGGAGGAAGGGTCACCGGCGTCATCCCGGAAGCCTTCGCCGCGCGGGTGGCGCACGGGGGCCTCACCGGGCTCGAGATCGTCGGCGGCATGCACGAACGCAAGCAGAGGATGTTCGACCTCTCCGACGCCTTCATCGCCCTCCCCGGCGGGTTCGGGACCCTGGAGGAGCTGACGGAACTCCTGACGTGGGGGCAGCTCGACTTTCACCGGAAACCGTGCGGCCTTCTCAATGTTTCGGGCTTCTACGACCCGCTGCTGGCCTTTCTGGATCACGCCGTGCGGGAGGGCTTCATCAAGGCGGCGCACCGCCGGATGCTTTTCGCCTCGGAGGACTCCGAAGCCCTGCTCGAGCATTTCGGTTGCTACGACGCCCCGAAGACCGATAAGTGGTATAATCGGCCGATCGATTCCTGA
- the smpB gene encoding SsrA-binding protein SmpB: protein MAEKQAGEKVVATNKKAFHEYFILDRLEAGISLLGTEVKAIREGRLNLKDSYALIRNGEALLFNCHISPYSHGNRENHEPTRPRKLLLHRQEIRKLIGKTQEKGLTLTPLRVYFKRGKIKVELGVARGKKLVDKRESERRKEADREAAAAMKNRR, encoded by the coding sequence ATGGCGGAGAAGCAGGCGGGGGAAAAGGTCGTCGCGACCAACAAGAAGGCGTTTCACGAGTATTTCATCCTGGACAGGCTGGAGGCCGGCATCAGCCTCCTGGGGACCGAGGTCAAGGCCATCCGCGAAGGGCGGCTGAACCTCAAGGACAGCTACGCCCTGATCAGGAACGGCGAGGCCCTCCTCTTCAACTGCCACATCAGCCCCTATTCCCACGGCAACCGCGAAAACCACGAGCCGACGCGCCCCCGCAAGCTCCTGCTGCACCGGCAGGAGATCCGCAAGCTGATCGGGAAGACGCAGGAGAAGGGGCTGACCCTGACCCCCCTGCGCGTCTATTTCAAGCGGGGGAAGATCAAGGTCGAGCTCGGCGTCGCGCGGGGGAAGAAGCTGGTGGACAAGAGAGAATCGGAGCGGCGGAAGGAAGCGGACCGGGAAGCGGCCGCCGCCATGAAGAACCGTCGCTGA
- the trpS gene encoding tryptophan--tRNA ligase, with amino-acid sequence MTIVSGIQPSGNLHLGNYFGAVQQFVQFIREGHECYYFLANYHALTSVREPGRLLGLTRSTAADYIALGLDPELAAIYVQSDLPEVCELQWLLTTVTPMGLLERCHAYKDKIAQGLSSDHGLFAYPVLQAADILIVRANRVPVGQDQKQHIEVTRDIAGSFNHLYGELLTVPEAYIPESVAVVPGRDGRKMSKSYNNTIELFAPEEEVRQQIFSIVTDSASLKEPKDPDRSMLYAVLKLFCTEEEREYWRDRFTSGGLGYREVKEAIFDLYMRRFEPVRARRRELESQPEYIAEVLRRGAERARRVAAPLLREVRAAMGIPNR; translated from the coding sequence CTGACCATTGTCTCGGGCATCCAGCCCTCGGGAAACCTCCATCTCGGCAATTATTTCGGGGCGGTGCAGCAGTTCGTCCAGTTCATCCGGGAAGGGCACGAGTGCTACTACTTCCTGGCGAACTACCACGCGCTGACCTCGGTGCGCGAGCCGGGGCGGCTGCTTGGGCTGACCCGCAGCACCGCGGCCGACTACATCGCCCTGGGGCTCGACCCGGAGCTGGCGGCCATCTACGTGCAGAGCGACCTGCCCGAGGTGTGCGAACTGCAGTGGCTGCTGACCACGGTGACCCCGATGGGGCTGCTCGAGCGCTGCCACGCCTACAAGGACAAGATCGCGCAGGGGCTCTCCTCCGACCACGGCCTGTTCGCCTACCCGGTCCTGCAGGCGGCCGACATCCTCATCGTGCGCGCCAACCGCGTCCCCGTCGGCCAGGACCAGAAGCAGCACATCGAGGTGACGCGCGACATCGCCGGGAGTTTCAACCACCTCTACGGGGAGCTGCTCACCGTCCCCGAGGCCTACATCCCGGAGAGCGTGGCGGTGGTCCCGGGGCGGGACGGCCGGAAGATGTCGAAGTCGTACAACAACACCATCGAACTGTTCGCCCCCGAGGAGGAGGTGCGCCAGCAGATCTTCTCCATCGTCACCGATTCCGCCTCCCTCAAGGAGCCGAAGGACCCGGACAGGAGCATGCTCTACGCGGTCCTGAAACTCTTCTGCACGGAGGAGGAGCGGGAGTACTGGCGCGACCGCTTCACGAGCGGGGGTCTCGGCTACCGCGAGGTGAAGGAGGCGATCTTCGACCTCTACATGCGCCGGTTCGAGCCGGTGCGCGCGCGCCGGCGCGAACTGGAGAGCCAGCCGGAGTATATCGCCGAGGTCCTGCGCCGCGGCGCGGAGCGCGCGCGCCGGGTCGCCGCGCCCCTCCTTCGCGAGGTGCGCGCGGCGATGGGGATCCCCAACCGCTGA